TCCACACGTTCGGCCTAGGGTTTCCTTTTTCATCGAAGCTCAGATTCCTTTGAACTCTGTTGTGCCTATAATCACTCGCCAGACACTTCCAATCTCTTCTAATTATGTATACTAAGTTATTTCTAACgattttatttgtaaatcttgaaaaaaacattaatgtaCACGAAATAAATCTGTTATACTACCTTTGATGTTGTACCACACAATaccattttttatctttaattgcctacacattttattacttttattttaaaacatgaattaatttttaacagtttgtttttaatggTTTTAGGGTCTAATTGGttcctttttttccaaattaGACGCAAGGTTACTGTCAACTCTTTTAAGCAGTGGAAGGATCTCTTAGTGTTTAAAAGGTatcattattttactattaaTGATCCCATTGGTCTCTTTCAATCTCTTACgcttgtattttattctgGTTAACACTTAAACCTGGCTTATTCTTTAGGCATGATGGCAAACACGTTTGGAACCTACCCAAATTCACTCCTCACGAGTTCGGCTTTAGGCGCATCGCTCGGAAACCTCCTTTTTTCAAGTTCAGGAGGTTCACTTTCCCCAAAATAGACCGCAATCCTGACTTTGGCAGGGACGTTTTGTATAATAGGGATGTGTACGTTAAGTACGACTGGGAAAAGAAGTCCCGCGAGTTCTACAGACTTAAGGACTACGTCGATCAGTACTATAAAGGTTCGGTGCACTACCCATATCTACCACGTACTACAGTTTACTCGTTTTCATATCCATATCTGCGTATTCTTTTGACATGACACATATTAGGTGTAAGGGTCGTTGGCATTCCCTGCTGCGATAACGTTCTTCAGGTTGTCGACGAGAACGACGGCGTTGTGATGGATTTGAAAACGCCCAGTGACTTAAACAGGCTCTTCAAACGCCAGTTTTAAACTCGTATTGGTTCATTTACTTGGCTTATCGACTCCCTCGTGGTTTCTTGGCTTTCACCCCGTTGGGTTCGCTCACTTTTGCCTCCGTGGTGCCTAACTATGTATTCTTGCAGTTGTGTTGGCATTTCCATTTGCAAGTTCCCATAGTGGTTTACTATTTGCGTCAGGTCTCGTGTGCTCGTCTGACCCAATTGTATGTATTTATCCACTAGGGCGTCACAGTACTCTCTCATGTTCATGTTGCATCTGCTGAATGAATTGAACAGCAACTTAATGTCAAGTCCCCGTATGTGCTCAATATTCTCTTGATGTGCAAAAAAGTCCTCGATGAAGTACCAATAGTATCTCCTTATTTCTTCTTCAATCTTCGTCTCTGGGATCTGCTCTGGTGTCACCCTCATGTCTGTGGTATTATTCGACATTGTTAACTCCCTATCCGATATACTTATATAATTTTGCCTTGACACGCATTCGTACAGTATCGACAGTGTGTTGATTGTGTTTACCTTCTCCGGcgttttatattttttgccATGTGCCTTCAACTTTACCAGGAGCCTTCTCAGTAGACTCTCGTCCAGCACTCTGCACCTAGACATTGAATTCGCTATCAGCAGGACGTCCAAGTGGTTCAGATCGTCCACTATCTTCGTTATTGGATTCGACAGCTTTCTAAACAGTGCATACACTTTCAATTCCTCATGTTTAGAGCCAATGATCGTTTTCACATCACCAGTGCCAACATCGGCTGTGTCATCATCAGAAACTCCAATATCACCGGCCTCCACAGCAGCAACGCCATTATCGGGAGCACTGGCATCGTCACTTCCTGGTTCCATGTCAACGCCAATTACTCCTTCCTCCCTTACTCTGGGATCTTCTATGTTTCCCCTTGTGCTCACTCTCATGTGGAGTTTGGACACTCCGTTGAGTATGTTTGCGTAATTCTGTCCTATAAATGCCCCAAAGTCTTCCCATTTCAGCAGTGCTTCTATCAGCTTGTTGAAGAACGATATTAACACTTGTGGTTCAAATTCCTTCACGAACTTGCTGTATGAATTGATAACGTTTCCGATGCACTGTGGCGTCATCGCTTCAACGTTGTTCTCCAACTGCGGCATTGATGCCATAAACAACTCccttttaaaaatactcaACTTGCTGAATGCGTTTAACACGTTTGAGATGCACCTTGCTGAGAACATGCCCGCATCCCTCACTACTCTTTCCGATACTGCTGTGAACAGCTCCTCCTCTCTATTTTTCAGCTTTGCGTACCCGTTTGATATTTGTGCCACGCACTGTGGCGTGAAGTGCCCTCTTCTCAGTCTGTGCGTTATTATTGGCGCCAGCACGCTGAGCGTCTTGCTGTCGTCTCTTCCGTAGTTCGCCAGTGCGTTTGCCAGGATTGCAAGCGTCTGGTCGCTCAGGTGGTCGTACTTGTCCGATATcgacttcagcagcttcttcgtTATCTTGTCCAGCTCCAGATTCTCCGAATTGAGCAGGAACACTCTCAGTAGCATTGAAAAGTCCTGTTCGTTGCATTCTTCTATTGTTTTAACTATCTTTTCGTAGTCGTTGTCTCTATGCTCTCCCAGCTTAAacaacttatttattattttcgtCAGTGGACTTATTTGATTCAGCTTCCCTAGTGAGTGGATTACGTTACTTATGTCTCTCGTGTGCAGGTCCCGTATTTGCTTTGTTATTATCTTAGTGCTTTCTTCTATTAACTTTGCCGACAGGTGGTCCACTTTTGCGAACGcgtttaatattatacacacttgcCTTACTTCATAGTTCGACAATACCgtgttattatttatgtttttggtACATTTCTCCGTTAACACTTCTGCTGTTCTACTCCAATACACCTTTGGGTGgtttatttccttttttgaTAAGATATTCAGGCAATTTGACACTGTATTTCCATCTAAACTTGGCAATGCTCTCAAtactttattaaataccTCTTCTACTTCCTTCGGGCTGCTACATTGTGATACAGTATTAAGTAGAAATGGcaacttcattttaatttttggcAAATTGGctattaaaatacaattatacTACATTTAACTTCCATGGATTATGTACACAAATATTActgaataatatattacaattcACTTAATTTAACTGTATAATAACTTATTAAATATGCGATTGAAACAGAAGAATGTTATAAACATgtactaaaaattaaatcttatACACACTACACAGCGTGGACACATATATACGAATTTTACATGAATTGACTAGAAACTGTGATAAAATCTTCATAAGAAGCTTAAACTATGAGACTAGACTCAATTTTATCCATGTATTAATAATGTTGATGCAATAATGATCTTTAAGCCGGTAGACATTTTAACTCAATCCTTCCACTACTgcattttatataaatgtatcTTTTATGgctttatttattcagttttattgtttttaacttgtgtgtatgtattaaattgaataaaatcCCCGTTGGAAGCGACCCGGACGGCCACGCTATCAACTCGAGAAACAACTATCTAAAGGGTGcgttttttttaattaatatcatGTTAGGTTACGCTGGACTTGGGTTTGACTTAATCGTTGGGAATCCttttaataatttcaaTGATTTGAACACTTTCGGTTTGCGATCCTCCATAATTGCTCAGCCTGTTGTGAGAATCGATGAGTTCGACAACATTTTTGTTGAAGGCAACAAACGAGTCTGGTACAGGAGCGTCGTTAATTGCTATCAGGATTTCGAGGTACTTTCTAATCATCAAATCCCTGTGTAGCCTCATTTAATTGACAATGAGAGTGACTTGGTAAAGGACCTTTTTAACGACTTCTCTCTCGACAGTCCCTTCAGTGAGGAACTTTGGCAGCGCAATGCCAGAGGCTTAGACGTTAAGAACTTCGTTAACAGCGACAGCAAGTTAAAAATTCTAAAGTCCTACTGCAGCCTATATGAGACTGGACTAATCCTGCCGTACAACGGGTACTTTTACTAGTGTGTTAATGATTTTTAGGTCACTCTCCAAAGACTTTCGTGAAGGCGTTAAAAAGTTGCCAGACTCCGTTGAGCGCGCTTCTGACTGCCCTCTAGACCTCTTCATTACAGAGCCAAAAACTGAcaagtgtaaaaatatcaGAGCCTGGatcaacttcttcaaaGTTTACGGAACTCATGTTACTACATACGTACTGATCggtgtgtttaaattttataaatgtgtgttagGTGGCaagtttataaacatgGATAGCGCCGTCAACATTAAATTGAACGAGAAAGTTGACAAGAGCACTTCCGAAAACGCCACCCAAACCACTGACATATTCCAGCGGAAGGTGAAGGCGAgtaagctgaagaagaacatgTGGATAATTGGCGGCTACTTCGTGGAAGGCCTTGAAAGAATCAACTCTGCATCCTTTGCCACGTGGGTCAGAACAATACGAAATAGAGCCATGCCGATTAAGGCAAAATTTTCGGCACTATCTATTTTCTTTCCAGAAAAACAGCAGGCCTATTTGAGTtcgttaaaatattactcCGAATTGATGGGAATCGATAGGCCAACATGATGTGTTGGTTCCGCGTCCTCGTTAAGTGAAAAGGCTGAGAATCAATATCTGTCGTTCCACtctttattatattttgtaattttacataatttaatatataccACAAAGTTTTTTTATGGGTACagatatttaaatgatgaTCAGGTGTGTTTACTTATACACCACATTGACTTTATTTTCagtttacttatttaaaatggctGATGAGGGTGAATACAGTTTTTCCCTGACCACTTTTAGTCCGTCTGGAAAACTCGTACAGATAGAATATGCCTTGAATGGTGTCGCTAAAGGCGCTCCAACATTAGGTATGttgttgtatataatatttagaaTTCAATCTTTTAATTGAACTTTAAACGACCATTGTGctatataaaacaaattataactATGgttttaacatttataatagGTATAAAGGCTTCCAATGGTGTTGTGATTGCGGCtgaaaaaaaacaaacttCAAGCCTGATCGAGAGTGATTCCTTGAACAAGATCGATTTTTTTGCAGACCACATTGGTGCTGTGGCTGCTGGTATGCCTGCTGATTTCCGTGTGGTTTTAAGGAAGGGTCGAAAGGAGGTTTGTTTATTCAACAACTGAAAACTAGCTCACTCActattttcttctttaaTTAACGAGTTTTAGGCTATGAAATATAAAGCAACTTATGGAGATGATATTCCTGGTTCGCAACTGGTAAAGGACGTTGCATCGATTATGCAGGAGTTTACACATACTGGCGGGGTTAGGCCCTTCGGCATCTCTCTCTTGCTTGCTTCGTAAGTTTGTTTTCAGTATATTTGTCTTAGATATGACGACGAAGGCCCACAGTTATATCAAATTGACCCCTCTGGAGCTTATTTTGGGTGGAAGGCCACTGCAATTGGAAGCAGGATGGAAAACAATAACACCTTTCTGGAAAAAAGGTACAGTCCTGATATGGAATTGGAGGACGCTATTCACATTGCAATTTTGACCTTGAAGGAAGGGTTTGAGGGAGAACTCACCTCAGATAACATAGAGATTGGTGTGGTTGGACAGGacaaaaaatttaaaatcctCCCACCAGAAACCATTGATGACTATTTAAATGAAGTACAATAACTTGGATTAATTTGTttgattgttatttatttatactaattTCAGTTTTACCGTTTTATCTTAATACTCATTATTGTGTAAGAGGTcgtattttacttttattcttgtataatatttaactgATTCacaaaatgtatttaataaatgtactttataattaataaaaatggctGATGAAGATAAGCAAGTGTATGATTTGGACGGTTCCAAACTTTTGGGCAATGTGCGAATTTTCACCAATGGCCTCGCCAAAATAAGTATGAATGCCActattttgtataattcACACTTTAGAATATTCTACTATTTCCAAAGATGTTGAGCGACTGAAGGATTCTAAGAATTTAGGCGAGCTTTTGAGTTTATTACAAGATACGCATCAGgtatgattaaatttagttttattttagaatTTAGCTGTAATTACCAATTTTTTACTTAGAAACTTGATCGGCTTGGCATTTTTAAGGGATTGACTTCCACTATTGACCGAGGAGAGAGGGAAGGAGACGTTGATGTTGTGTTAACATTTGAGGAGAAACCGGCCCTTTACACAGCCGGAGCCAGTGTAAATTCTAAGACGAAAGCAGGAATCGTATGTGTTTAAGGCTATAGAAGCTATTTGTTACTAGTTTAAACCAAATTGACTCTTTTGTGTAGGAATTTAAGGGTGAGATTCCTGGGATTTTTGGTTCCTCGAACACTTTAACACTGAGTGCAAACACTGCGGGCACTGGGAACAATGAGTTGACGGTATTTTGCAACTGAAGTTCACCTAATCTTCTTTTAGGGCAGTTTTTATATACCGAGGATTCCTCTAATGGACAAATTCACCGGATTGGTCTCAGTGTTCACCTCCTTCAATGACTTAAAAAAATACTGCTCATACACAAATAGAACTAAGGGGTTCAAATTCATGTTATCTAATATAAATCAGCGTCACAATTTCGTCTGGGTACGTTCAATTGATTCTGATGAGTAAATATCCTTTAGGAATCCAGCATTAGGGATGTCTATCCGGTGTTCAACGATAGGATGAAAGCATCAGAAATGTATTTTGCCAGCATTATCTAATCGTCTACTTAACTACATTTTATGAATTTGAACTTAATTACAATGATGTTACCTCATGAGTCAGCTAATGGTTTCTTTCTAGGGTGCTGAGGAATAGTGGATGTTCCTTAAAGAATTCACTCTCCTACGTTTACAAGTATGATGGCACCAAGGGCGATGGAGTTCCAACTGAGGGTCAAGTCACCCAAATTAAACTGGTATAATAGGCGTTAATTACTCGTTTATGGATCCTTTGATGACTAATTTGAAATAATTGTTTAGGAATCGGGCCTACCTGGAGGCGATAGTCTGTTCTTCAAGTTTAATTACAACATGCTGTACTCTAAGCAGTTGTTCCAGAACCTGGTTAGTTCTACTTTAAGCATAGTTGGCATATTTAGTACATTTATCGATCCTAATATCACTATTCCGGCATTGCCAACCTcctaaataacaatgtgtagataaTGAACTTAAATGTCGGCTGCGGATACCTGTACAACTTCGGCCCCTATAATAAAAACGCAAACTTGTTGGACAAGTTCAACTTCACTGGCCCCTCAGGATCTCACTTGGCGCTCAGGGGATTCAGGTTCCAGGGCTTAGGGCCATACGACCACGGTTACTCCTAGTTACTGTTTACATGGTTGCTATAATTTAGTTTCTATAACTTGACTACCGTGAAACTAGTTgaataaatgaattatTACAGGGTTGGTGTTAAACGATAATGACGAATGGGTTGAGAAAATAGACCATTTGGGCGGAGACTACTATGCCAACTTGGAGCTATCGCTGTACTATCCACTAAAATTCATTCAAACTCCAAAGTATTTCCATAATTATCATTCCTCATAACTCCTATTTACCCTTTTAGGCCCATGTTGTTCACCTTTTTTAATGTTGGATCGTTATCCAATAGCACTTCAAGATGTACTTTTCTCAgctaatttttatttttagttgaCTTATACAATCAGGTGTTCAACGACCTGAGGATGTCCGTCGGTGCTGGTCTGTCCTTAAACCTTGCCCGTGGCTGCTGGCTTGAGGCCTTCTACGCCAAGCCTCTGGTCTACTTCCCCTCGGATAGCATTTCCAACTTCCAGCTCGGACTAAGGTTTAAGCAGTCTATGTAATTTATCGCAATAATACGCTAAAATGTATTCACGTACACgttaacacattaatttacGCTTAAATCTTAGTATCTATAGCCCGGTTGATTCCtcagctccagctccttcttaaACTGTTCGTTATCGTAATAGGTGGCGGCTAAAGGAACCGCCAACATAAGGGCAGCTATGAAAAACAGCCTTGGTACTGAGCGATACAGTCTTCCTGGCTTAGGATTTATTGCTTCATTCACAATTTTAGGGTTGTACGCAGTTGTGTTTGTAGAAAAGGTTCTATTCTGAGCTTTAAAAATTGAGCGAGAGATACTATACAACTTAGTATAATTCCTCATAATATATGaacttaaaatataaataaaaatgtgaatATGTGTTGAATAAACTACAGTTTATGATGGGGATTGATGTCGTGATTCGTTTTCTAAAACATTTGAAATTAACGCACACAATTAAATGTACTTGTTTAGAACGGCTTACATATTgatatatacatgtattTTTACTGTTTGTTGTGATTCTAATGATAAATTCGGTATTGACATACCCAAAATACACACCGTCGAGGAGTATGTTTTGATTGACCTCAAATAGAAATTTTAGGGCCTTTAAGTTGTTTCAGAATGAACCTAAACCGGAAAATATCACTGAATTAGGAACTGATTTGCTGCGATCGGCTGCGGTATCCGACTTACACAACTATGGCAttgattattatttcacttatttcaaaatataatgaaaatgttGCAAATTGCGTTTTTAGGAACATGTTGGTGAAATAAAAACCATTAGTGGCAAATGTGTACCGGATTTTTCTCAACCTTGTCCAGGTAACTTTCAAGATTTGAATATACTTGTTTAGAAGGATGGGAGGTAAACGTTGTTAGATTACATAATTAATGGGATAAATTAATCCAGTTCAACGTCAATAACTATGTAGAGTGTTGGAGAGGTCTGTAGAGCCACTTCTTCATACAAGGGACTTTGTAAGACTGAGGCCTCCTTCAAGTCCTTCACTCCGGAACAGAAAATAAACTGGTCAAATTCGTGCCAAGTAAATTTTGTCTTCACAACCGATATTTTTAGGCTACTTGGCCTTGTAAGAAAgctaataaaaatgaagaatgCAGTGATAACGAAAGAAACGTGAGTTTGTATATGCTGATATTCCTGTTCAGTATAATCAAACGTGTCCCATGCTTTTCGTTAAAGAGGTATTCAGTTGTAAGTTCATCTGAATTTTAGAAATCGGCGGATTCCGACAACTACATATGTGTTCCAGGTATTTGTTGGAGGATATTTTAAGGATGATTTTACTATAACTTTTTTTAGACCTATCCA
The sequence above is a segment of the Theileria orientalis strain Shintoku DNA, chromosome 3, complete genome genome. Coding sequences within it:
- a CDS encoding uncharacterized protein (membrane attack complex component/perforin/complement C9 family protein), translated to MYLLWLYLFSFIVFNLCVCIKLNKIPVGSDPDGHAINSRNNYLKGYAGLGFDLIVGNPFNNFNDLNTFGLRSSIIAQPVVRIDEFDNIFVEGNKRVWYRSVVNCYQDFEPHLIDNESDLVKDLFNDFSLDSPFSEELWQRNARGLDVKNFVNSDSKLKILKSYCSLYETGLILPYNGSLSKDFREGVKKLPDSVERASDCPLDLFITEPKTDKCKNIRAWINFFKVYGTHVTTYVLIGGKFINMDSAVNIKLNEKVDKSTSENATQTTDIFQRKVKASKLKKNMWIIGGYFVEGLERINSASFATWVRTIRNRAMPIKAKFSALSIFFPEKQQAYLSSLKYYSELMGIDRPT
- a CDS encoding proteasome subunit alpha type 2; the protein is MADEGEYSFSLTTFSPSGKLVQIEYALNGVAKGAPTLGIKASNGVVIAAEKKQTSSLIESDSLNKIDFFADHIGAVAAGMPADFRVVLRKGRKEAMKYKATYGDDIPGSQLVKDVASIMQEFTHTGGVRPFGISLLLASYDDEGPQLYQIDPSGAYFGWKATAIGSRMENNNTFLEKRYSPDMELEDAIHIAILTLKEGFEGELTSDNIEIGVVGQDKKFKILPPETIDDYLNEVQ
- a CDS encoding uncharacterized protein (bacterial surface antigen (D15) family protein), whose amino-acid sequence is MADEDKQVYDLDGSKLLGNVRIFTNGLAKIKYSTISKDVERLKDSKNLGELLSLLQDTHQKLDRLGIFKGLTSTIDRGEREGDVDVVLTFEEKPALYTAGASVNSKTKAGIEFKGEIPGIFGSSNTLTLSANTAGTGNNELTGSFYIPRIPLMDKFTGLVSVFTSFNDLKKYCSYTNRTKGFKFMLSNINQRHNFVWESSIRDVYPVFNDRMKASEMVLRNSGCSLKNSLSYVYKYDGTKGDGVPTEGQVTQIKLESGLPGGDSLFFKFNYNMLYSKQLFQNLIMNLNVGCGYLYNFGPYNKNANLLDKFNFTGPSGSHLALRGFRFQGLGPYDHVDLYNQVFNDLRMSVGAGLSLNLARGCWLEAFYAKPLVYFPSDSISNFQLGLRFKQSM